A part of Gracilimonas sediminicola genomic DNA contains:
- a CDS encoding UbiA family prenyltransferase — protein sequence MKQLLNFIIHLRLHYQFFILSGGYLMAALFVDAVAWDQFWLQFLNVHVLLFGGATAYNSWWDKDEGPIGGLKSPPKMNVWMWPASLIMQYAGLGWAITVGWNYAIIYAVSMLFFWLYSTPLARWKGKPILSIVAIGVSTGTNSFFLGYLAAGAYPISFSEDIIALGVAAIILSLYPVSQIYQTEEDGGRGDRTFAIRFGLKGVKWFFAILFLLGATLLSVMLYHQNEQLGMIFGGVTFTAYTVLSTFVWKLKGNQDEYDTVMKMKFFASFSFVAFIGGTLLLQILFQN from the coding sequence TTGAAGCAACTTCTGAATTTTATCATTCACCTTCGGCTGCACTACCAGTTTTTTATCCTTTCCGGAGGATACTTAATGGCAGCGCTCTTTGTGGATGCAGTAGCATGGGACCAATTTTGGCTTCAGTTTTTAAACGTGCATGTGCTCTTATTTGGCGGGGCTACGGCCTATAACTCCTGGTGGGATAAAGATGAAGGTCCTATTGGCGGGCTAAAGTCACCTCCAAAAATGAATGTATGGATGTGGCCGGCTTCATTGATCATGCAATATGCCGGTTTAGGCTGGGCAATTACTGTCGGATGGAATTATGCCATCATTTATGCAGTCAGCATGTTGTTTTTTTGGCTGTATTCAACCCCGCTTGCCCGGTGGAAAGGGAAACCGATCCTTAGCATAGTTGCCATTGGGGTCAGCACCGGAACCAACTCCTTCTTTCTGGGATATCTGGCTGCGGGAGCTTACCCGATTAGCTTCTCGGAAGATATCATTGCTTTAGGAGTGGCCGCGATAATATTGAGTTTGTACCCGGTTTCCCAGATTTATCAGACAGAAGAAGATGGGGGAAGGGGAGATCGCACCTTTGCGATTCGGTTTGGGTTGAAAGGGGTGAAATGGTTCTTTGCCATCCTTTTCTTACTTGGAGCAACCTTGCTTTCTGTAATGCTTTATCACCAAAATGAGCAATTGGGAATGATATTCGGAGGCGTGACTTTTACAGCCTATACCGTGCTCAGTACCTTTGTGTGGAAGTTGAAAGGAAATCAGGATGAATATGATACCGTGATGAAAATGAAGTTCTTTGCTTCTTTCAGCTTTGTCGCTTTTATAGGTGGAACGTTGTTGCTACAAATTCTTTTTCAAAATTGA
- the dnaG gene encoding DNA primase, giving the protein MISDEKKEEVRAAADIVEVVSDYVKLKRSGSGFVGLCPYHDEKTPSFNVTPRLEIFKCFGCGESGDVFKFVMDQEGVGFNEAVRQLAERYGVFIPEEDNEEPSENTQLREGIYHALKFAGVFYYRNLIENPEAEKAIKYLENRGYNREVYKKFGLGFSPSGGEELWKAAKNAGIDENYLVEADLIKPSNRGSGFYDTFRGRLMFPIFNPTGKVIAFAGRVLGNEKTAKYINSSQTKVYNKSEVVYGVNFARNEIRKNKEVILVEGYTDVITLHEHGIKNVVASSGTSLTSGQMKILHRYGERIVMIYDSDDAGQTAMKRGINIALAEGMEVQLLELPEDQDPDSFVKQFGKESFEELKKEESGDFVDFLLLKAGEEGRLEKPTEIPKVIAEILESIANIKDSIQRQVYVQYLHQKMQKFQKVKESDLYEQLERVMNDKRWEEKRSQRREEARQRFQDDRVTQDQGMDGGPMDEPPHPSGEPFSGRPQPRSRKKPHFEKELIRLMITYGRSMVEYICSFTNSKLFEDDELRTFYEDIIERYKEEKEISVNTYSGMDDPFPRLVGDVLLEQHTASDRHEEKVGLKYEKDKNPYKTAKSSIRASQINFYRHKQNELADKIAAANGEEKLELMERQKDIKSKLTRRETTDPDDLYPDPDSDIDHQVNDKVFQYKMKGEE; this is encoded by the coding sequence ATGATAAGTGACGAGAAAAAAGAAGAAGTACGGGCAGCCGCAGATATCGTGGAGGTGGTTTCAGACTATGTAAAGCTGAAGCGGTCGGGCAGTGGATTTGTGGGGCTCTGTCCTTATCATGATGAAAAAACACCCTCCTTTAACGTCACTCCACGCCTTGAGATTTTTAAATGCTTTGGCTGTGGTGAATCAGGGGATGTATTTAAGTTTGTGATGGATCAGGAAGGGGTTGGCTTCAATGAGGCCGTTCGTCAGCTCGCCGAGCGGTACGGAGTCTTCATCCCCGAAGAAGATAACGAAGAGCCCAGCGAGAATACCCAGCTTCGGGAAGGTATTTACCATGCACTCAAGTTCGCGGGTGTGTTTTATTATCGAAACCTGATTGAGAACCCGGAAGCTGAAAAGGCTATCAAGTACCTTGAAAACCGGGGATATAACCGGGAAGTGTATAAAAAGTTCGGGCTGGGTTTTTCTCCATCGGGAGGAGAGGAACTATGGAAAGCAGCAAAGAATGCGGGCATTGACGAGAATTACTTAGTGGAAGCAGACCTGATTAAGCCAAGTAACCGCGGCAGTGGCTTTTACGATACTTTTCGTGGAAGACTGATGTTTCCCATATTCAACCCTACCGGAAAAGTAATTGCCTTTGCGGGACGGGTTCTGGGCAATGAAAAAACGGCGAAATACATCAACTCATCCCAAACCAAAGTCTATAACAAGAGCGAGGTTGTTTACGGGGTCAATTTTGCCAGGAATGAGATCCGCAAGAATAAAGAAGTGATTCTGGTGGAAGGCTACACGGATGTAATCACCCTTCATGAGCATGGCATCAAGAATGTGGTGGCCAGCAGTGGAACGTCGCTCACATCCGGACAAATGAAGATTTTGCATCGCTATGGTGAACGCATTGTCATGATTTATGACTCCGATGATGCGGGGCAAACGGCGATGAAGCGGGGTATCAATATCGCCCTGGCCGAGGGGATGGAAGTACAACTGCTGGAGCTGCCTGAAGATCAGGACCCTGATTCTTTTGTGAAGCAGTTCGGCAAGGAATCATTTGAAGAGCTGAAGAAAGAGGAATCCGGCGATTTTGTAGATTTTCTGTTGCTGAAGGCCGGTGAAGAAGGTCGACTCGAAAAGCCTACTGAAATACCCAAGGTGATCGCTGAGATACTGGAGTCGATTGCCAACATCAAAGATTCCATTCAGCGACAAGTGTACGTGCAGTACCTGCATCAGAAGATGCAGAAGTTCCAGAAGGTGAAGGAGAGCGATTTATACGAGCAGCTGGAGCGGGTGATGAACGACAAGCGCTGGGAAGAAAAGCGCTCACAGCGAAGGGAAGAAGCCCGACAGCGTTTTCAGGATGATCGTGTAACCCAGGATCAGGGAATGGACGGTGGGCCAATGGATGAACCTCCGCATCCATCCGGCGAGCCTTTTTCAGGAAGGCCTCAACCTCGCTCCAGGAAAAAACCTCACTTTGAGAAAGAGCTCATTCGTCTGATGATTACTTATGGACGCAGTATGGTGGAATACATTTGTTCGTTTACGAATTCCAAGCTCTTTGAGGATGATGAACTTCGGACGTTTTATGAGGATATCATTGAGCGATACAAAGAAGAAAAAGAGATTTCTGTAAATACCTATTCCGGTATGGATGACCCTTTCCCTCGTTTGGTGGGAGATGTTCTTTTGGAGCAGCATACGGCCAGTGATCGCCATGAAGAGAAAGTAGGACTGAAGTACGAGAAGGATAAGAATCCTTATAAAACTGCGAAAAGCTCAATCAGAGCGTCACAGATAAACTTTTACCGGCATAAACAAAATGAGCTGGCTGATAAAATCGCTGCCGCTAACGGAGAGGAAAAGCTGGAACTGATGGAGCGACAGAAAGATATTAAATCAAAACTTACCCGCCGGGAAACAACCGACCCTGATGACTTATACCCCGATCCGGATTCTGATATTGATCACCAGGTTAACGACAAGGTTTTTCAGTACAAGATGAAGGGGGAGGAGTGA
- a CDS encoding aspartate aminotransferase family protein — protein sequence MLKKFLKYIAQTSDAPIGLEISHAEGPFIFTTDNKRYVDFISGIAVSSLGHRYPKVIHAIHEQVDKHLHVMVYGEFVQKPQVDFADLLTSNLSEQLNQVYFVNSGTEATEGALKLAKKYTGRTKLIGFKNSYHGDTHGSLSVTGRDVYRDPYLPLLPDVHFLSFNSEDNLDLIDDKTAAVIMEPIQGEGGIIPADKQWLQEVRRRCDEAGALLIFDEIQSGFGRTGSLFAFEEYEVTPDILCLAKAMAGGMPMGAFVSSAEIFQTFKYDPPLNHVTTFGGHPVSAAAAYANLKELLSGNYLQRAKQIEQITKEKLRGPGIVEVRGKGAMLGLQLKNWDLTKKVVEDCFEMGILLGWTLHSNTLIRLAPPLIIEDDLLHEVLDKILESVEKHS from the coding sequence GTGTTAAAGAAATTCCTCAAGTACATAGCTCAGACTAGTGATGCTCCCATAGGGCTGGAAATTTCTCATGCCGAAGGCCCCTTCATTTTTACCACAGACAATAAACGGTACGTGGACTTTATTTCCGGCATTGCCGTAAGCAGCCTGGGACATCGCTATCCAAAAGTAATTCATGCTATCCACGAACAGGTGGATAAACACCTTCATGTAATGGTGTATGGAGAATTTGTGCAAAAACCGCAGGTTGATTTTGCGGATTTGCTAACCTCAAATCTCTCTGAACAGTTGAATCAGGTTTATTTTGTAAACAGCGGAACAGAGGCTACCGAAGGCGCTCTGAAGCTGGCAAAAAAATACACCGGGCGAACAAAGCTTATTGGTTTTAAGAACAGCTATCATGGTGATACCCATGGCTCACTGAGTGTCACCGGCCGGGATGTGTACAGGGATCCCTATCTGCCGCTCCTGCCGGATGTCCATTTTCTTTCATTTAACTCGGAAGATAATCTGGATCTGATCGATGATAAGACCGCAGCTGTAATCATGGAGCCCATTCAGGGAGAGGGCGGAATTATTCCCGCTGATAAGCAGTGGCTGCAGGAAGTCCGCCGAAGATGTGATGAAGCCGGCGCACTGCTTATCTTTGATGAAATTCAATCGGGTTTTGGCCGGACCGGAAGCTTGTTTGCTTTTGAGGAATACGAAGTTACTCCTGATATCCTTTGTCTGGCTAAAGCTATGGCCGGAGGAATGCCGATGGGAGCCTTCGTTTCATCCGCCGAAATTTTTCAAACTTTTAAGTATGACCCACCGCTGAATCACGTAACGACTTTTGGAGGACACCCGGTTTCTGCTGCTGCCGCATATGCCAACCTCAAAGAACTGCTATCGGGCAATTATTTACAGCGAGCGAAGCAAATAGAGCAAATCACCAAAGAAAAATTGAGGGGTCCGGGGATTGTTGAAGTACGTGGAAAAGGCGCCATGCTCGGCCTTCAGCTGAAAAACTGGGATTTAACCAAAAAGGTTGTTGAAGATTGTTTTGAGATGGGAATTTTGCTGGGTTGGACCCTTCACTCCAATACCCTGATTCGCCTGGCACCGCCATTAATTATCGAAGACGATTTACTGCATGAAGTGCTGGATAAGATTTTGGAATCTGTAGAAAAGCATTCGTGA
- a CDS encoding thioredoxin family protein: METTVDSIITRELIENTISFEEYTDLVQQLFDEDRTTNEDNRPDMLEYTKLNIHRTSKWNKRARISEELAQELKNFPNRMTWLVITEGWCGDAAQSLPFIHKMAGLSDNIELKLILRDQYPEVMDEFLTNGSRSIPKLIALDSETLEVLGTWGPRPKEIQEVYMSERANPEIENKVASENLHLWYARNKGKAMQEEFMQLLDEWKKNEPKTGNR, from the coding sequence ATGGAAACAACAGTAGATTCGATAATAACGAGAGAGCTCATTGAGAACACCATTTCTTTTGAGGAATACACTGACCTGGTACAGCAATTATTTGATGAGGACCGGACAACCAATGAGGATAACCGTCCTGATATGCTGGAATATACCAAGTTGAATATACACCGGACCTCCAAATGGAATAAGAGAGCAAGAATCTCTGAAGAGCTTGCACAGGAGCTTAAGAACTTTCCAAACCGGATGACGTGGCTGGTTATTACCGAAGGCTGGTGCGGGGATGCGGCTCAGTCGTTGCCTTTCATACACAAAATGGCCGGATTGTCGGATAACATTGAGCTTAAACTTATTCTGAGAGACCAGTATCCGGAAGTAATGGATGAATTTCTGACCAATGGCTCCCGCTCTATCCCCAAGCTGATTGCTCTGGACAGTGAAACGCTGGAGGTTTTGGGAACCTGGGGTCCACGACCAAAGGAAATTCAGGAAGTATATATGAGCGAAAGGGCAAACCCTGAAATCGAGAATAAGGTTGCTTCTGAAAATCTGCATTTATGGTATGCCCGCAACAAAGGGAAAGCTATGCAGGAAGAATTTATGCAGCTACTCGATGAGTGGAAGAAGAATGAACCCAAAACCGGAAATCGGTAA
- a CDS encoding NAD-dependent succinate-semialdehyde dehydrogenase codes for MKTINPATGKVIKEYDEMGFDEVDEIIQKANTAQADWKKTGFEERGSSLNEIAGILREQKEKLGRLMAEEMGKPLEQGIGEAEKCAWVCEYYAEHAGEFLKDDPVQTDASKSYVTFNPLGVVLAIMPWNFPFWQLFRFAAPALMAGNGAVLKHSENTTGCALKIEELIHEAGIPKDLFRTIVRDKSNMKEVIQHQGIAAVTLTGSTRAGKAVAAQAGEMLKKTVLELGGSDPSLILKDADIKASAETCVNSRLLNSGQSCIAAKRFVVVEDVYDEFLAEFTALMEARKVGNPFDDNTDVGPQARVDLRDQLHEQVNESIKNGAELVMGGEKPEGDGAFYPVTILKNVKPGMPAYSEELFGPVASIIKVKDEEEAIQVANDTNYGLGASVYSQDVKHAEEIAATKLEAGCCFVNELVKSDPRLPFGGIKNSGYGRELGLYGIHEFVNTKTVYVK; via the coding sequence ATGAAAACTATAAATCCTGCCACCGGAAAAGTCATCAAAGAATATGATGAGATGGGCTTTGATGAAGTGGATGAGATTATTCAAAAAGCGAATACAGCTCAGGCTGACTGGAAAAAAACCGGTTTTGAAGAAAGAGGATCTTCCCTCAATGAAATTGCCGGAATTCTGAGGGAGCAGAAGGAGAAGTTGGGTAGGCTGATGGCAGAAGAGATGGGGAAGCCTCTGGAGCAGGGAATCGGAGAGGCCGAGAAATGTGCCTGGGTTTGTGAATATTATGCTGAACACGCCGGGGAATTTTTGAAGGATGACCCGGTTCAAACAGATGCTTCCAAAAGCTATGTTACCTTCAATCCGTTGGGAGTGGTTTTGGCCATCATGCCGTGGAATTTCCCCTTCTGGCAGTTATTTCGGTTTGCGGCCCCTGCACTCATGGCCGGAAATGGTGCTGTTCTTAAACATTCTGAGAATACAACCGGATGTGCCTTAAAGATTGAAGAACTCATCCATGAAGCTGGAATTCCCAAGGATTTATTTCGAACGATTGTGCGTGATAAATCCAACATGAAGGAGGTTATTCAGCATCAAGGTATTGCTGCCGTAACCCTTACCGGAAGCACTCGGGCAGGAAAGGCGGTGGCAGCCCAGGCCGGAGAAATGCTCAAGAAAACCGTACTTGAATTGGGTGGCAGTGATCCATCCCTCATTCTTAAAGATGCAGATATTAAAGCCAGCGCTGAGACCTGCGTAAACTCAAGGCTGCTGAACAGCGGGCAAAGTTGCATTGCTGCCAAACGCTTTGTGGTAGTGGAAGATGTGTATGATGAATTTCTGGCAGAATTCACTGCGCTTATGGAAGCGAGAAAAGTGGGAAATCCATTTGATGATAACACCGATGTTGGTCCACAGGCAAGGGTTGATCTCAGAGATCAGCTTCATGAACAGGTTAACGAAAGTATAAAGAATGGAGCTGAACTGGTTATGGGAGGAGAAAAACCGGAAGGGGATGGAGCTTTTTATCCTGTAACTATCCTTAAGAATGTAAAACCCGGAATGCCGGCCTATTCGGAGGAGTTGTTCGGTCCGGTGGCAAGTATCATTAAAGTGAAGGATGAAGAAGAAGCCATTCAGGTAGCCAATGACACAAATTATGGCTTAGGTGCTTCGGTATATTCTCAGGATGTAAAACATGCCGAAGAAATTGCAGCCACAAAACTGGAAGCCGGTTGCTGCTTTGTAAATGAACTTGTTAAATCCGATCCCCGCCTGCCATTTGGTGGTATTAAAAATTCCGGCTATGGACGAGAATTAGGATTATATGGCATCCACGAATTCGTAAACACCAAAACAGTGTACGTTAAGTGA
- a CDS encoding 3-methyladenine DNA glycosylase, with protein sequence MLAETKQIENQKLIAEPEWLQEKEAHEHRVDELLNNYLEARSRQEKNPVMDFLFEYYAFRPSGLRRWSPGMGISLSFSNFDLLPEVSELTVEGDIAFIDPSLFPEKRISSLKWMLQMLENTQNSRPSFGCFGMHEWAMVYKTDNPRHDQVPMRMEPDELAEFVESRPLLCTHFDAFRFFTQPAKPMNRFELSREKFHETEQPGCIHSNMDLYKWAFKMYPWISSSLILDAFELAVEARHIDMQASPYDLRDQGLEPIKIETEAGRKEYKQKQEMIFRKGLPIREKIIEKMREVLKKVE encoded by the coding sequence ATGTTAGCAGAGACAAAACAAATTGAGAATCAAAAACTGATTGCTGAGCCTGAGTGGCTGCAGGAAAAGGAAGCTCACGAACATCGTGTGGATGAGTTACTTAACAATTACCTGGAAGCGCGGTCTCGTCAGGAAAAGAATCCCGTCATGGATTTTCTTTTCGAATACTACGCCTTTCGTCCTTCGGGGTTGAGAAGATGGTCGCCCGGAATGGGAATATCGCTTTCCTTTTCAAATTTCGATTTGTTACCTGAAGTAAGTGAGCTTACTGTTGAAGGCGACATCGCTTTTATAGACCCCTCCCTGTTTCCTGAAAAACGTATCTCCTCTTTGAAATGGATGCTGCAGATGCTGGAGAACACGCAGAACAGCCGACCCTCATTTGGCTGTTTTGGAATGCACGAATGGGCTATGGTTTATAAAACGGATAATCCAAGGCATGATCAGGTTCCCATGCGTATGGAACCGGATGAGCTGGCCGAATTTGTGGAATCACGACCGTTGCTTTGCACCCATTTTGATGCCTTCCGCTTTTTCACCCAACCGGCAAAACCCATGAATCGCTTTGAGTTATCACGGGAGAAATTTCACGAGACCGAACAACCGGGGTGCATTCATTCCAATATGGATTTGTATAAATGGGCTTTCAAGATGTATCCATGGATTTCCAGTTCACTCATCCTGGATGCCTTCGAACTGGCGGTTGAGGCCCGACATATAGATATGCAAGCCAGCCCTTACGATTTACGAGATCAAGGGCTGGAGCCCATCAAAATTGAGACGGAAGCCGGCAGAAAGGAATACAAACAAAAGCAGGAAATGATCTTCCGAAAAGGACTCCCCATCCGCGAGAAAATCATTGAGAAGATGAGGGAAGTTTTAAAGAAAGTGGAATGA
- a CDS encoding nuclear transport factor 2 family protein, with product MRKSVLLSSVFVFALLLVGINATEYIAKEEEAVKEVILNGYAHGAFNELNPEAMAETFHKDFAIFSVNGEEIGRYPISKWIESTKKRKESTEFDPENNVWEPEFTNISVTGNAASVELELHHKGKHVFTDYLSLLKFESGWKVVAKVYHRHQ from the coding sequence ATGAGAAAGTCTGTACTGTTAAGTTCTGTTTTTGTGTTTGCTCTGCTGCTGGTAGGTATAAACGCCACCGAATATATTGCCAAGGAAGAAGAAGCTGTTAAGGAAGTAATTCTGAACGGCTATGCCCACGGGGCATTCAATGAATTAAATCCTGAAGCAATGGCGGAAACCTTTCATAAAGACTTTGCCATCTTTTCTGTAAATGGGGAAGAAATTGGCAGGTATCCAATCTCCAAATGGATTGAAAGCACAAAGAAACGAAAAGAAAGTACGGAATTCGATCCTGAGAATAACGTCTGGGAACCGGAATTCACAAACATCAGCGTGACCGGAAATGCTGCTTCTGTAGAACTGGAATTACATCATAAAGGGAAGCATGTATTTACGGACTACCTGTCTTTGCTGAAATTTGAAAGCGGTTGGAAAGTGGTCGCTAAAGTGTATCACAGGCATCAATAG
- a CDS encoding NAD+ synthase has translation MRIRLQQLNPIIGDLTGNQELILSAIREAEKDGIELLLLPELVTCGYPPMDLMERRVFRELLYKVNREIIDCTGETTVIFGSITENLTGKGRSCYNSAIVAQHGEEKTRVHKALLPTYDVFDDLRYFEPGNEFEPVVIKGFPFGITVCEDIWFNDNDIQYHIYDVNPAEVLANKGAKAIINISASPFNKDKPVSRKRMLQNHARKLGTPLFYVNQVGAQTELLFDGDSLTFDGSGEMKARSKRFEPDYMDIIFNEEDQSVEAITDLEANFETPAKEQVMFEGLVMGVRDYLKKSKAADKVILGLSGGIDSALVCTIAKEALGAENVKAVTMPSKFSSEGSVSDSERLAENLGVELLEIPIKNIYEEYLNALAPVFEGTEFNVAEENLQSRTRGDLLMAIANKFGYMLLNTGNKSEMAVGYCTLYGDMAGGLSVISDVYKTEVYDICRWLNEEYYGEEVIPEAILTKAPSAELRPDQKDSDSLPDYGTLDTILRYYLEEQRSREEIISSGLDEHTVDKTLRLVDLNEHKRFQAPPGLKVSAKAFGTGRRWPLAQQWTGQEKQIIQSGKINKEGR, from the coding sequence GTGCGCATACGACTTCAACAATTGAACCCGATAATCGGGGATTTAACCGGAAATCAGGAACTGATTCTGTCAGCTATTCGTGAAGCTGAGAAAGATGGAATAGAACTGTTATTGCTACCCGAATTGGTGACGTGCGGCTACCCGCCTATGGATTTAATGGAGCGCCGTGTATTTCGCGAATTGCTTTACAAGGTGAATCGCGAAATCATTGATTGTACGGGAGAAACAACGGTTATATTTGGCTCAATTACAGAAAACCTGACGGGGAAAGGCCGGTCTTGCTACAATTCAGCTATTGTAGCCCAGCATGGGGAAGAGAAGACACGGGTTCACAAGGCACTGCTCCCGACGTATGATGTATTTGACGATCTGCGGTATTTTGAGCCGGGTAATGAATTCGAGCCGGTTGTTATTAAAGGATTCCCATTCGGGATTACCGTTTGCGAAGATATCTGGTTTAACGATAATGATATTCAGTACCACATTTACGATGTAAATCCTGCCGAAGTACTGGCAAATAAAGGGGCAAAAGCCATTATCAACATCTCGGCATCTCCCTTTAATAAGGATAAACCGGTGTCCCGGAAAAGGATGCTTCAAAATCACGCCCGGAAGTTGGGAACACCACTTTTTTATGTGAATCAGGTGGGGGCGCAAACCGAACTCCTGTTTGACGGTGATTCCCTTACTTTTGACGGATCCGGAGAGATGAAAGCTCGCTCCAAGAGATTCGAACCGGACTACATGGATATTATCTTCAACGAAGAAGATCAGTCGGTTGAAGCTATAACGGATTTGGAAGCAAACTTTGAAACACCGGCCAAAGAGCAGGTAATGTTTGAAGGACTTGTGATGGGGGTTCGGGATTATTTGAAGAAATCTAAGGCTGCCGATAAAGTGATATTAGGCCTGAGCGGGGGAATTGATTCTGCCTTGGTTTGTACGATTGCGAAAGAAGCACTCGGGGCAGAGAATGTAAAAGCTGTGACGATGCCATCGAAGTTTTCATCGGAAGGAAGTGTATCCGATTCCGAAAGGCTGGCGGAGAATCTGGGTGTTGAACTCCTCGAAATCCCCATCAAAAATATTTACGAAGAATATCTGAACGCGCTGGCTCCGGTATTTGAGGGAACTGAATTCAATGTAGCAGAAGAAAACCTACAAAGCCGGACCCGTGGTGATCTACTCATGGCCATTGCGAATAAGTTTGGATATATGCTGCTGAATACAGGAAATAAATCCGAAATGGCCGTCGGTTACTGCACACTGTATGGTGATATGGCCGGGGGATTATCCGTCATTTCCGATGTTTACAAAACCGAAGTTTATGATATTTGCCGCTGGCTGAATGAAGAATATTACGGGGAGGAAGTAATTCCTGAGGCCATTCTTACCAAAGCCCCAAGTGCGGAATTACGCCCGGATCAAAAAGATTCAGATTCTTTGCCCGACTACGGAACTTTAGATACCATTTTGAGATACTACCTGGAGGAGCAGCGATCAAGAGAAGAAATCATCAGCAGCGGCTTAGACGAGCACACCGTAGATAAAACCCTCCGATTGGTAGATTTGAACGAACACAAGCGGTTCCAGGCACCACCCGGGCTAAAAGTGTCCGCAAAAGCTTTTGGAACAGGACGCAGATGGCCATTGGCGCAACAATGGACCGGGCAGGAGAAGCAAATCATTCAATCCGGAAAAATTAATAAAGAAGGGCGCTAA